A DNA window from Candidatus Syntrophoarchaeum caldarius contains the following coding sequences:
- a CDS encoding radical SAM protein, protein MRAISICELKVELQSLGVRTEGDKRGRKSGAGPAAGMVLLFDNGSQVNVPTMSWFVEDSPYSLHPIAEDRFILKYKEEEITTVAAPPIPRFYSLKTASGIPYWKIALLHGKDCLSTTVLQHCIHWNTKDVCKFCAIGLSLREGRTIARKRPEDLAEVAKHAVELDDVKHVTLTTGSTRDETRCVKILKDAASAIKEVADLAIHVQLEPLENTQLFHELKSAGVDTVGIHIESFDHDVLKVMAPCKAKLGFDRYIKAWESAVEIFGAGEVSTFIIAGLGESDRSIIEGSAKLASIGVYPFIVPLRPIPGTPLERFAPPEPARMLSIYSEVARLLRDYRISWKTSRAGCVRCMACSAMGDFEL, encoded by the coding sequence TTGAGGGCGATTTCAATCTGTGAACTCAAGGTTGAGCTTCAGAGTCTTGGTGTGAGAACAGAAGGGGATAAAAGGGGTAGAAAGAGTGGTGCAGGCCCTGCAGCAGGTATGGTTCTACTATTTGATAATGGTTCGCAGGTGAATGTTCCAACGATGAGCTGGTTTGTGGAAGATTCGCCATATTCGCTTCATCCAATCGCCGAAGATCGATTTATCCTCAAATACAAAGAAGAGGAGATTACCACAGTTGCTGCACCACCGATTCCGCGTTTTTACAGCCTGAAAACCGCATCAGGTATCCCCTACTGGAAGATTGCACTCCTTCATGGGAAGGATTGCCTCTCAACGACCGTGCTCCAGCACTGTATCCACTGGAATACAAAAGATGTCTGCAAATTCTGTGCCATCGGGTTATCACTTAGAGAGGGCAGAACGATCGCAAGAAAGAGGCCCGAAGATCTGGCAGAAGTCGCAAAGCATGCAGTTGAACTCGATGATGTGAAACACGTCACACTCACAACAGGTTCAACCAGGGATGAAACGAGATGTGTCAAAATTCTTAAAGATGCGGCATCTGCCATAAAAGAGGTTGCAGATCTCGCAATCCACGTACAGCTTGAACCACTTGAGAATACTCAGCTATTCCATGAACTGAAAAGTGCGGGTGTTGATACGGTCGGGATTCATATCGAAAGCTTTGACCATGATGTACTCAAGGTTATGGCGCCATGCAAGGCGAAACTCGGCTTTGATCGCTACATAAAGGCGTGGGAAAGTGCAGTTGAGATTTTTGGAGCTGGAGAGGTTAGCACGTTTATAATCGCAGGGCTTGGAGAGAGTGATCGCTCGATCATCGAAGGTTCAGCGAAGCTTGCGTCGATCGGGGTCTATCCATTCATTGTGCCGTTAAGACCGATTCCAGGCACACCACTTGAACGTTTCGCACCGCCTGAGCCAGCGCGAATGTTATCGATATACAGTGAGGTTGCCAGATTGTTGAGAGATTATCGTATCTCGTGGAAAACCTCCCGTGCAGGTTGTGTGCGATGTATGGCGTGCTCTGCAATGGGGGATTTCGAGCTGTGA
- a CDS encoding n-type ATP pyrophosphatase superfamily / TilS and TtcA-like protein has product MRRCDKCNSDAIIYQRYSGMHLCESHFKEDLRRKIKKTIRKHRMIKSGDKIAVALSGGKDSFLLLKILHEIIAVRPDVELIVISVDEGIEGYRDEILSRALRFADEMGIQSRIGKFKDEFGVTMDEIVRQDFPEAPCSFCGVFRRAILNKLAKENGATKVATGHNLDDEAQSILMNYLKGDIDRLARLMPERSVDGLIPRIKPLREIPEREITLFGILEGFPTSVRKCPYADDAFRSDMREVLNILEDDHPGISYSLMRGFDKIRELLPASAVKIEQCETCGEPSSGRACKVCEFRGRVAVYGKD; this is encoded by the coding sequence GTGAGAAGATGTGATAAGTGCAACTCTGATGCGATCATCTATCAACGATACTCAGGTATGCATCTCTGCGAGAGTCACTTCAAGGAAGATCTTCGAAGAAAGATCAAAAAAACAATCAGAAAGCACAGGATGATAAAATCAGGTGATAAAATTGCTGTTGCCCTGAGTGGAGGTAAAGACAGTTTTTTACTTCTAAAGATACTTCACGAGATCATAGCGGTAAGGCCTGATGTTGAGCTGATCGTGATAAGTGTTGATGAAGGTATCGAGGGCTATCGTGACGAGATTTTAAGTAGAGCATTGCGGTTCGCAGATGAAATGGGCATTCAATCGAGAATAGGTAAGTTCAAGGATGAATTTGGTGTGACCATGGATGAGATTGTAAGGCAGGACTTTCCCGAGGCACCCTGCTCATTCTGTGGGGTATTCAGGCGGGCGATCTTAAATAAACTTGCAAAGGAGAATGGAGCAACAAAAGTTGCAACAGGGCACAACCTCGATGACGAGGCTCAATCAATACTTATGAACTATCTAAAAGGAGATATAGACCGTCTCGCACGCCTTATGCCAGAAAGATCGGTAGATGGATTGATTCCGCGAATAAAACCACTTCGAGAGATACCAGAGCGAGAGATCACACTCTTCGGAATTCTGGAAGGTTTTCCAACCTCTGTCAGGAAGTGCCCTTATGCAGATGATGCGTTTCGCTCTGATATGAGGGAGGTTCTGAATATCCTTGAGGATGACCATCCTGGTATCTCCTACTCACTTATGCGTGGCTTTGATAAGATACGAGAGCTTCTTCCAGCTTCGGCCGTAAAGATCGAGCAATGTGAGACCTGTGGTGAGCCGTCGAGCGGGAGGGCGTGTAAGGTGTGTGAGTTCAGGGGGAGGGTTGCAGTTTATGGAAAAGATTAA
- a CDS encoding radical SAM protein, whose product MVIDAEIFEKEGKILIKKRCPEDGDFEDLYWSDATSFYRFKEFEVDGTGVLNPMVGEREGCPYDCGLCAEHLTTTILANIDLTNRCNQRCPTCFANAAVANYVVEPAIEDIERMLRIPRNEKPVGCLAVQFAGGEPTLRNDLPDIIKMAKELGYSQIQVATNGVKFANDLNFVKKIRAAGLNTVYLQFDGLKEEVYHELRGYNALPVKLRAIENCRKGGIKSIVLVQTLAKGLNDDQIGPMIKFATSNTDVIRGINVQPISFSGRVDLDERQEKRITIPDFMQLVETQTDGAITKDDFYPVPFVLPISHLVERWHGEPGVEFTVHPHCGAATYIFVEGDHYIPITRFLDVEGLMELFEEEATHVHGLGGHLRTVKDLIEKIPQFVDREKSPIKVDIVKLIVNIIKEGSTAALAEFHSKSLFIGAMHFQDAYNFDLERVRRCGIHYVIPDGRVIPFCTYNTIHRDRLEKKFAKGVE is encoded by the coding sequence ATGGTGATTGATGCAGAGATTTTTGAAAAAGAGGGAAAGATCCTGATAAAAAAACGATGTCCCGAGGATGGGGACTTTGAGGACTTATACTGGTCGGATGCTACATCTTTTTACAGATTTAAAGAATTTGAAGTGGATGGCACAGGGGTATTAAATCCGATGGTGGGGGAGCGAGAAGGATGCCCTTATGACTGTGGGTTGTGTGCTGAACACCTTACCACCACCATTCTTGCAAATATAGATCTCACAAACCGCTGTAACCAGCGATGTCCAACATGCTTTGCCAATGCAGCAGTAGCCAACTACGTGGTTGAGCCAGCAATTGAAGATATCGAAAGGATGCTCAGGATTCCACGCAATGAGAAGCCTGTTGGTTGTTTAGCGGTTCAGTTTGCGGGTGGAGAGCCAACACTGAGAAATGACCTGCCAGACATTATCAAGATGGCAAAAGAACTTGGTTACTCACAGATCCAGGTGGCAACAAATGGGGTCAAGTTTGCAAATGATCTTAATTTTGTAAAAAAAATACGCGCTGCAGGCTTGAACACAGTGTATCTCCAGTTTGATGGGCTTAAAGAGGAGGTATATCACGAACTTCGTGGCTACAACGCACTCCCTGTGAAATTGAGAGCGATTGAGAACTGCAGGAAAGGCGGAATCAAAAGTATCGTACTCGTCCAGACACTCGCAAAGGGGCTGAACGATGATCAGATCGGACCAATGATTAAATTTGCCACATCAAATACCGATGTTATCAGAGGAATAAATGTCCAGCCGATCTCGTTTTCTGGGAGGGTTGATCTCGATGAGCGTCAGGAAAAACGGATCACGATACCTGATTTCATGCAGCTTGTTGAAACGCAGACTGATGGTGCGATCACAAAAGACGATTTCTATCCTGTCCCATTTGTACTCCCGATCTCTCACCTGGTCGAGCGATGGCACGGTGAGCCAGGAGTTGAATTCACAGTCCACCCCCACTGCGGGGCCGCAACCTATATTTTTGTAGAAGGGGATCACTACATTCCGATCACACGTTTCCTCGATGTGGAGGGGCTGATGGAGCTATTCGAGGAAGAGGCGACGCATGTTCATGGTCTTGGAGGTCACCTCAGGACAGTTAAGGACCTCATAGAGAAGATTCCACAGTTTGTAGATCGAGAAAAATCTCCTATCAAGGTGGATATTGTAAAACTCATAGTAAACATCATCAAAGAAGGAAGTACGGCGGCACTGGCTGAATTTCACAGCAAATCGCTGTTTATTGGTGCGATGCACTTTCAGGATGCATATAATTTTGATCTTGAACGTGTTAGGCGATGTGGCATCCACTATGTTATACCTGACGGCAGGGTGATCCCATTCTGCACATACAATACAATACACCGCGATAGGCTTGAGAAAAAATTTGCAAAAGGGGTTGAATGA
- a CDS encoding transcriptional regulator, translated as MAESENLLEIINSFFDKIGFRDSESKIYALLIEKKRPLSVREISEELGLSVRTVREKVRTLCNKNLLKREVVEKKWLEYRYRAKSPKEVWSIVKSRMERAIDDIEKEFNRNSDK; from the coding sequence ATGGCCGAAAGTGAAAATCTCCTGGAAATTATAAATAGTTTCTTCGACAAGATCGGTTTTCGTGATAGCGAGTCGAAGATCTATGCACTACTTATTGAAAAGAAGCGTCCGCTCTCGGTGAGGGAGATCTCAGAGGAACTTGGTCTCTCGGTCAGGACGGTGAGGGAAAAAGTGAGAACATTGTGCAATAAAAACCTGCTGAAACGTGAGGTTGTAGAGAAGAAATGGCTTGAGTACAGGTACCGGGCAAAATCACCAAAAGAGGTCTGGTCGATTGTAAAGAGCAGGATGGAACGTGCGATCGATGATATTGAAAAGGAATTCAATCGCAATTCAGATAAATGA
- a CDS encoding glycosyltransferase family 2 gives MQRIRGDGMNRIDYARIFAVDRIVYGISTLILLLSGVLAGKALQNIELSSFGLNESYFGYIGAIIVIISLYFVCRFFRVETPPDIEKYEPVTIVVPAYNEEKVLEGCIEHLIEVDYPKDLLEIMIVYEPDCSDRTGEIAVSLAERYDNVYAIENHGLYQGTKAGALNLAREYAKGKIIGVYDADHHVEKGVVRRAVGWFNLDQKIGAVDGSCSVRNRSYDLGTRFIGCEIATGIDLIRFIEDQVVGSHFIYGSNFFIRRDVLDELDGFDPSVVGEDKEMGMRLIDRGYRIKLDLGMRSWEQVTTGFMAWWNQRKRWDRGRFQILSKYLPNLFDRGLKTNNIKRAYPFLLVQVLSYPLGLIGIGFLAFTFYVALTDPFLIIFCFLPLILLFLGRSIQDMRYGMADWKDLLISFVMPFYIYSRAFIGFKAMWEEIFSIEPRWIKTKRTEEVV, from the coding sequence ATGCAAAGGATACGAGGGGATGGAATGAACAGGATCGATTATGCAAGGATTTTTGCGGTTGACAGGATTGTGTATGGGATTTCAACGCTTATACTGCTCTTATCTGGTGTTCTTGCTGGAAAAGCGCTACAGAATATTGAGCTGTCGAGTTTTGGTTTAAATGAGAGCTACTTTGGTTATATCGGGGCGATCATCGTCATCATCTCTCTTTACTTTGTTTGCAGGTTCTTCAGAGTGGAAACTCCACCTGATATAGAGAAGTATGAACCTGTTACGATCGTTGTGCCCGCTTACAACGAAGAAAAGGTGCTTGAAGGATGTATTGAACACCTTATTGAGGTTGACTATCCAAAGGATCTCCTTGAGATTATGATCGTCTATGAGCCAGATTGCAGTGACAGAACGGGGGAGATTGCAGTTTCACTCGCAGAGAGGTATGATAATGTGTATGCGATTGAAAATCACGGTCTCTATCAGGGTACAAAGGCAGGAGCGCTCAATCTCGCACGAGAATATGCAAAAGGCAAGATCATTGGTGTGTATGATGCAGATCATCATGTCGAGAAAGGAGTTGTCAGGCGGGCTGTCGGCTGGTTCAACCTGGATCAGAAGATCGGTGCGGTAGATGGGAGCTGTTCTGTGCGAAATCGAAGTTATGATCTTGGCACGAGGTTTATCGGGTGTGAGATCGCTACAGGGATCGATCTTATCCGATTCATCGAAGATCAGGTGGTGGGGAGTCATTTCATCTATGGCTCAAACTTTTTCATACGCCGTGATGTACTCGATGAACTCGATGGTTTTGATCCGAGTGTTGTTGGTGAGGATAAGGAGATGGGAATGCGCCTCATTGATCGCGGCTACAGGATAAAACTTGATCTCGGGATGCGAAGCTGGGAACAGGTTACAACAGGCTTCATGGCGTGGTGGAATCAGCGAAAACGGTGGGATAGAGGAAGATTCCAGATATTGAGTAAGTACCTCCCAAATCTCTTTGATAGGGGATTGAAAACAAATAATATCAAACGTGCATATCCTTTTCTTCTCGTTCAGGTTTTATCCTATCCGCTTGGTCTTATCGGTATTGGATTTCTCGCTTTTACGTTCTATGTAGCACTGACAGATCCTTTTCTTATCATCTTTTGCTTCCTTCCACTTATTCTACTCTTTCTTGGGAGGAGTATTCAGGATATGCGATATGGAATGGCTGACTGGAAAGATCTGCTGATCTCATTTGTGATGCCGTTTTACATCTATTCGAGGGCTTTCATAGGATTTAAGGCGATGTGGGAAGAGATATTTAGTATTGAACCGCGCTGGATAAAAACCAAACGTACAGAAGAGGTAGTATGA
- a CDS encoding UbiA prenyltransferase — protein sequence MVGHYQNFRVIDWRTYIAMALFGYIIAGGVAVIFDLPTLFLVLTTSLYLAFAFSVNNCFDLKEDIKSGKKNNPIAVGLIGFREALIISLSTAVLGGVISYIYFGGIASVIFILLLILAFAYSAPPLRLKAHPPFDTISHGLFFGSLLFLYGYAILAAPSSVVLLIALSIFVYSITIELKNHINDYESDLAAGTITTACWLGIERTKQLFLVLHGLHFLILFAILYIYSRTYLPYIVIAMLLIWIMAPEIEKKIPASDVAAVFPYLGILLSYIH from the coding sequence ATGGTGGGACATTACCAGAACTTCAGGGTTATTGACTGGCGAACGTACATTGCGATGGCGTTATTTGGGTATATCATTGCAGGAGGAGTGGCTGTTATCTTCGACCTCCCGACACTCTTTCTCGTACTGACAACATCTCTCTATCTTGCGTTTGCATTCTCTGTGAACAACTGCTTTGACCTCAAAGAGGATATCAAATCAGGTAAGAAAAACAACCCGATCGCAGTCGGTCTGATTGGGTTCAGGGAGGCACTGATCATCTCATTGAGTACTGCGGTTCTTGGAGGTGTGATCTCCTACATCTACTTTGGTGGGATAGCATCTGTGATATTTATATTGCTTCTGATCCTTGCGTTTGCATACTCAGCACCACCCCTGAGACTCAAGGCACATCCCCCATTTGATACGATATCACATGGGCTATTCTTTGGATCGCTTCTATTCCTCTATGGTTATGCGATACTCGCGGCTCCATCCTCTGTTGTACTCCTTATCGCACTATCGATCTTCGTGTATTCAATTACGATCGAACTCAAGAATCATATAAATGATTATGAATCAGATCTTGCTGCAGGGACGATCACAACCGCGTGCTGGCTTGGAATTGAACGAACAAAGCAACTCTTCCTCGTTCTTCACGGCCTGCACTTTCTCATACTCTTTGCTATCCTGTACATCTATTCAAGGACATATCTTCCATATATCGTAATTGCGATGCTCCTTATCTGGATAATGGCACCCGAAATTGAGAAGAAAATACCCGCATCCGATGTGGCGGCCGTTTTTCCATATCTGGGAATTTTGTTGAGTTATATCCACTGA
- a CDS encoding amidophosphoribosyltransferase, with the protein MEEKCGVAGIALDGRSVSYPLFFTLYALQHRGQESAGISTWDGVSIRSFKAMGLVPEVFHDRHLKRLKGEIGIGHVRYSTTGESSPENVQPFTINFRGGMLAIAHNGNLINTEFLRRSLEKSGATFVSTTDTEVIANLLVKELLRHDPVDAIRSVSMQIEGSYSLTILINDLLIGVRDPLGIKPLVLGSVDDGYIITSESVAIDAIDGKLIRDIRPGELVMIKEGKLKSHMLQQMRNTAYCVFEYIYFARPDSLMNNRLVYDVRRRIGEKLAEEHPVDADIVSPVPDSGVTSAIGYSAASKIPYLEGLIKNRYLGRTFIMPYQQAREASVRLKLNVVKPNVKDKRVILVDDSIVRGTTSRRIIDNLRESGAREVHLRIGSPPIIAPCYFGINMSTREELIASNRSIDEIRDTLNLDSIGYLSIEGLIDAIGKKREDLCLGCLTGIYPLEIPGEKSTVRQMRLSQFKTRREHQWI; encoded by the coding sequence TTGGAAGAAAAATGCGGTGTTGCAGGTATTGCGCTTGATGGGCGTAGCGTTTCATATCCATTATTTTTTACACTCTATGCACTCCAGCATCGAGGACAGGAGTCTGCAGGGATTTCAACATGGGACGGGGTTTCTATCAGGTCATTCAAGGCAATGGGACTTGTTCCAGAAGTGTTTCATGATCGACACCTGAAGCGACTTAAAGGGGAGATCGGGATCGGACATGTCAGATACTCCACCACCGGGGAATCGTCACCTGAGAATGTGCAACCCTTCACGATTAATTTCAGGGGAGGGATGCTTGCGATCGCACATAACGGCAATCTGATAAATACTGAATTCTTGAGAAGATCCCTTGAGAAGAGTGGTGCAACGTTCGTCTCAACAACCGATACCGAGGTGATCGCAAATCTGCTTGTGAAGGAACTTCTGCGACATGACCCCGTGGATGCTATAAGGTCAGTTTCAATGCAAATCGAGGGTTCCTACTCACTCACAATCCTGATAAATGACCTCTTAATCGGAGTGAGGGATCCACTCGGGATCAAACCTCTTGTTCTTGGCAGCGTGGACGATGGTTATATCATCACCTCTGAGAGCGTGGCAATAGATGCAATCGATGGCAAGCTCATAAGAGATATTCGCCCCGGAGAACTTGTGATGATAAAGGAAGGTAAACTTAAGTCACACATGCTCCAGCAGATGCGAAACACTGCATACTGCGTATTTGAGTACATCTATTTTGCAAGGCCAGACTCGTTGATGAACAATCGTCTTGTCTATGATGTCAGAAGGAGAATTGGCGAGAAACTCGCTGAAGAACATCCTGTTGATGCAGATATTGTCTCACCTGTTCCAGACTCGGGCGTCACGTCTGCGATAGGCTATAGTGCAGCATCAAAGATACCCTATCTTGAAGGACTGATCAAGAACCGCTATCTTGGGCGAACGTTCATCATGCCATATCAGCAAGCAAGAGAAGCGTCTGTCAGGCTTAAACTCAATGTTGTGAAGCCAAATGTAAAAGATAAGCGGGTAATTCTTGTCGATGACTCGATTGTAAGGGGAACAACATCCAGAAGGATCATTGATAATCTCAGGGAGAGTGGTGCCCGCGAGGTTCACCTTCGTATCGGAAGTCCGCCTATCATCGCACCTTGTTATTTTGGGATAAATATGTCAACACGAGAGGAACTTATCGCATCAAACAGGTCTATAGATGAGATAAGAGATACACTCAACCTTGATTCGATCGGCTATTTGAGTATAGAGGGGTTGATCGATGCGATAGGTAAAAAAAGAGAGGATCTCTGTCTCGGATGTTTAACCGGCATCTATCCGCTTGAGATTCCAGGTGAGAAATCTACTGTACGGCAGATGCGGCTCTCCCAGTTTAAAACACGTCGGGAACATCAGTGGATATAA
- a CDS encoding 5-formaminoimidazole-4-carboxamide-1-(beta)-D-ribofuranosyl 5'-monophosphate synthetase (overlaps another CDS with the same product name), producing the protein MIEDLLKHYNEPTIATVCSHSSLQIFDGARKEGFKTLGIALKKPPKFYDAFPLAKPDEFMVVERYSEIADRRNELIRQDAIVIPHGSFVEYMGAERFRELEVPTFGNRKVLEWESDRKKERQWLEGAGITMPAQYSLDEVDRPVIVKYHGAKGGSSFFIANNREEIEKRVDTTQEFTIQEFVPGTRYYIHYFYSPISEDGYRLSKGTLEVLGIDRRVESNIDEIYRLGSINELAKLGINPSFVVTGNLPLVLRESLLPKVFEMGEKVVEESLKLFGGVIGPFCLETICTEDLEFKVFEISARIVAGTNLFISGSPYADLIEKGLSTGKRIAKEIRKAMDEGRLDEVVT; encoded by the coding sequence ATGATCGAAGATCTACTTAAGCACTATAATGAGCCGACCATCGCAACGGTCTGTTCTCACTCAAGCCTCCAGATATTTGATGGTGCGAGAAAAGAAGGATTCAAAACACTTGGAATCGCTTTAAAGAAGCCTCCAAAGTTCTATGACGCTTTTCCGCTTGCAAAACCAGATGAATTCATGGTCGTTGAGCGCTATTCAGAGATAGCAGATCGCAGAAATGAACTCATTCGCCAGGATGCGATCGTGATACCACACGGCTCATTTGTTGAGTATATGGGCGCAGAGCGGTTCCGTGAGCTTGAAGTGCCGACATTCGGTAACAGGAAGGTGCTTGAGTGGGAGTCTGATCGAAAGAAAGAGCGGCAGTGGCTTGAAGGAGCAGGAATCACGATGCCTGCACAGTACTCACTCGATGAGGTCGATAGGCCTGTCATCGTTAAATATCATGGTGCAAAGGGCGGATCGAGCTTCTTCATCGCAAATAATAGAGAAGAGATTGAGAAGAGGGTTGATACGACCCAGGAGTTTACGATACAGGAGTTTGTGCCTGGCACGAGATACTACATCCATTATTTCTACTCGCCGATCAGTGAAGATGGTTACAGATTGAGTAAAGGCACGCTTGAGGTTCTTGGAATCGACAGAAGGGTTGAATCGAATATAGATGAGATCTACAGACTTGGCTCGATAAATGAGCTTGCAAAACTGGGAATAAATCCATCATTTGTCGTAACCGGAAACTTACCACTTGTTCTCAGGGAGTCTCTCCTTCCCAAAGTCTTTGAGATGGGTGAAAAGGTTGTCGAGGAGTCGCTCAAACTATTTGGCGGCGTTATCGGACCATTCTGTCTTGAGACGATCTGCACAGAGGATCTCGAATTCAAGGTCTTTGAGATCTCAGCAAGGATCGTTGCGGGCACAAACCTCTTCATCTCGGGCTCACCGTATGCAGACCTTATCGAGAAAGGATTATCTACAGGAAAACGGATTGCAAAGGAGATCAGGAAAGCGATGGATGAAGGTAGGCTCGATGAGGTTGTGACATAA
- a CDS encoding 5-formaminoimidazole-4-carboxamide-1-(beta)-D-ribofuranosyl 5'-monophosphate synthetase (overlaps another CDS with the same product name), which translates to MISRSEIYEILDSYNLDDAMIGVLASHSALDVCDGAIEEGFRTYAVCQRGRDATYSRYFRTKRNKRGEVIRGVVDESLVLDRFNEIIREENQQKMRDKSVLFVPNRSFTSYCTMDEVEDEFKLPLVGSRNLLRSEERSEKESYYWLLEKAGLPYPDQIEDPDDIDELVIVKLHHAIKKLERGFFTAASPEEYHKTSRSLIKQGIITEADLKDARIERYIIGPVFNLDFFYSPLESEMEQLELLGVDWRFETSLDGHVRLPAPQQITLNEKQLTPEYTVCGHNTCTLRESLLEKAFELGEKYVEATKEYYDPGIIGPFCLQTCVDKDLNFYIYDVAPRIGGGTNVHVFVGHPYGNTLWRKNMSTGRRVAMEIKHAIETDQVEKIVT; encoded by the coding sequence ATGATATCACGATCTGAGATCTACGAGATCCTTGATAGCTATAACCTCGATGATGCGATGATCGGGGTGCTTGCCTCTCATTCTGCTCTTGATGTCTGTGACGGTGCGATTGAAGAGGGTTTCAGGACGTATGCCGTCTGCCAGCGAGGAAGGGATGCAACATACTCCCGTTACTTCAGGACAAAGCGCAATAAGAGAGGTGAGGTTATCAGAGGGGTTGTCGATGAGTCGCTCGTGCTTGATCGCTTCAATGAGATAATCAGAGAGGAGAACCAGCAGAAGATGCGTGATAAGAGCGTTCTCTTTGTCCCGAACCGCTCGTTCACATCTTACTGCACGATGGATGAGGTCGAGGATGAGTTCAAACTCCCGCTTGTTGGAAGCCGTAACCTCCTTCGAAGCGAGGAGCGAAGTGAAAAAGAGAGCTATTACTGGCTTCTTGAGAAAGCAGGGCTTCCCTATCCTGATCAAATTGAAGATCCAGATGACATTGATGAACTTGTGATCGTTAAGCTTCATCATGCTATCAAGAAGCTTGAAAGAGGGTTTTTTACAGCTGCATCCCCGGAGGAGTACCACAAAACCTCAAGATCCCTTATAAAACAGGGAATCATCACAGAAGCTGACCTGAAAGATGCAAGGATAGAGCGATACATCATAGGACCTGTCTTCAACCTTGATTTCTTTTATTCGCCACTTGAAAGTGAGATGGAACAGCTTGAACTACTTGGGGTTGACTGGCGGTTTGAAACCAGTCTCGATGGACATGTGAGGCTACCAGCGCCACAGCAGATCACGCTCAACGAGAAACAGCTCACGCCAGAATACACGGTCTGCGGTCACAATACATGCACGCTGCGAGAATCGCTCCTTGAGAAGGCGTTCGAACTCGGAGAGAAGTATGTTGAGGCGACAAAAGAGTATTATGATCCAGGCATCATCGGCCCGTTCTGCCTCCAGACGTGCGTTGATAAGGATCTCAACTTCTATATCTATGACGTTGCACCCAGAATCGGCGGTGGAACAAATGTCCATGTGTTTGTGGGACACCCTTATGGAAACACACTCTGGCGAAAGAACATGAGCACAGGCAGACGGGTCGCGATGGAGATCAAGCATGCGATCGAGACCGATCAGGTAGAGAAGATCGTGACATGA
- a CDS encoding mevalonate kinase has translation MRGVVVYSAPAKVYLSGEHAVVYNKRAVAVGIDLRTTVRLERSDNFHYQTNADTRYLEEAVNAFSSIKAVDGVEIKVESEIPVGAGLGSSAAVTVATLGALNEEFDANLSKEDIAKLAFEVERSIQGVASPTDTFVSTMGGCVLVPDLLRIQDTLDCAIVIGDTRTVGSTKKLVQAVKELRSSEPEVIDLIFDAIDRITAAVIEWLEAADYKRLGMLMNINHGLLDAIGVGSLELSALVDGARSHGAYGAKITGAGGGGCIVAICEAKKVAQVVEGIEEAGGKAIVADVSGDGLRKVVG, from the coding sequence GTGAGAGGTGTGGTCGTATATTCTGCGCCTGCAAAGGTATATCTCTCCGGTGAGCATGCGGTTGTCTATAACAAACGAGCTGTGGCTGTGGGTATCGATCTTCGAACCACAGTGAGACTTGAACGGTCTGATAACTTCCATTACCAGACCAATGCAGATACAAGATATCTGGAAGAAGCGGTCAATGCATTCTCCTCAATCAAAGCTGTTGATGGTGTCGAGATAAAGGTTGAGTCAGAGATTCCAGTTGGAGCAGGTCTTGGATCATCTGCTGCTGTCACAGTTGCGACACTCGGTGCATTGAATGAGGAGTTTGATGCTAATTTATCCAAAGAAGATATTGCAAAGCTTGCCTTCGAGGTTGAAAGGTCGATTCAGGGTGTTGCAAGTCCAACCGACACTTTTGTCTCGACTATGGGTGGTTGTGTGCTTGTGCCAGATCTTCTTCGGATACAGGATACGCTCGATTGCGCGATCGTGATTGGAGATACCAGAACAGTGGGGTCAACAAAAAAGCTTGTTCAGGCGGTGAAGGAACTTCGATCGAGCGAACCAGAGGTTATCGACCTGATCTTTGATGCGATTGACCGGATAACTGCCGCTGTCATTGAATGGCTTGAAGCAGCGGATTATAAAAGACTTGGCATGCTCATGAACATAAATCATGGACTTCTTGATGCGATTGGGGTTGGATCTCTGGAGCTTTCTGCACTTGTTGATGGAGCAAGATCGCATGGGGCGTACGGTGCAAAGATCACAGGAGCAGGAGGTGGGGGGTGTATCGTTGCAATCTGCGAAGCAAAGAAGGTTGCACAGGTCGTCGAGGGAATAGAGGAAGCCGGAGGCAAAGCGATCGTTGCAGATGTTTCAGGGGATGGTCTGAGGAAGGTGGTTGGGTGA